From a region of the Zingiber officinale cultivar Zhangliang chromosome 10B, Zo_v1.1, whole genome shotgun sequence genome:
- the LOC122029584 gene encoding mitogen-activated protein kinase kinase 5-like, with product MRPGSGSAYSTQPSQGGPSTRTSRRRQNLTLPLPQREPSSLAVPLPLPPPSASSPVPALADLDRIRRVGSGAGGTVWLTRHRNTGRLYALKIIHGHHDDDVRCQMRREIEILRDADSPSVVRCHGFYDRGGEIQILLEYMDGGSLEGRVFSSEAQLAGIARQVLSGLAYLHRRRIVHRDIKPSNLLVNSRGEVKIADFGVGRILAQTMDPCNSAVGTIAYMSPERINTDLNEGAYDGRAGDIWSFGVSILEFSLGRFPFGERLGRQGDWASLMMAICYAALPEAPSIASPEFRNFVNSCLQREPVKRPTAEQLLRHPFLAQTSPLPDLSSLRI from the coding sequence ATGCGACCCGGATCGGGATCCGCCTACTCCACTCAACCGAGTCAAGGCGGCCCGTCGACGCGCACCTCTCGCCGCCGGCAGAACCTCACCCTCCCCCTTCCTCAGCGCGAGCCCTCCTCTCTCGCCGTCCCGCTCCCCCTTCCCCCACCCTCCGCTTCCTCGCCCGTCCCTGCCCTCGCTGACTTAGATCGCATCCGCCGCGTCGGCAGCGGCGCAGGCGGTACCGTCTGGCTCACCCGCCACCGCAACACCGGACGCCTCTACGCCCTGAAGATCATCCACGGACACCACGACGACGATGTCCGCTGCCAGATGCGCCGAGAGATCGAGATCCTCCGTGACGCCGACAGTCCCTCCGTGGTCCGCTGCCACGGCTTCTACGACCGCGGCGGCGAGATCCAGATTCTTCTCGAATATATGGACGGTGGCTCCCTCGAAGGCCGCGTCTTCTCCTCCGAGGCCCAGCTAGCTGGCATCGCGCGGCAGGTTCTTTCGGGGCTAGCATACCTCCACCGCCGCCGGATCGTGCACCGTGACATCAAGCCGTCGAACCTTCTCGTCAACTCCCGCGGGGAGGTCAAGATCGCCGACTTCGGGGTGGGCCGAATCCTGGCGCAGACGATGGATCCCTGCAACTCTGCCGTGGGGACGATCGCCTACATGAGCCCCGAGCGGATCAACACCGACCTGAACGAGGGCGCCTACGACGGCCGCGCCGGTGACATCTGGAGCTTCGGGGTGAGCATTCTCGAGTTCTCTCTAGGTCGGTTTCCCTTTGGGGAACGCCTAGGGAGGCAGGGCGACTGGGCCAGTTTAATGATGGCAATCTGCTACGCGGCGCTGCCGGAGGCACCATCTATAGCATCGCCGGAGTTCCGTAACTTCGTCAATTCGTGCTTACAGAGGGAACCTGTGAAGCGACCCACAGCAGAGCAGCTCCTCCGCCACCCTTTCCTCGCTCAGACGTCTCCCCTGCCCGACCTCTCTTCTCTAAGAATTTGA